One window from the genome of Pseudonocardia hierapolitana encodes:
- a CDS encoding DUF5703 family protein → MARSSPTGPIEGDSVDGDWEYRPVQLPGDVSRMTAAVRLAIQAEFGGWELSRVRLYPGGVRKVVLRRRRSSRMLPELSV, encoded by the coding sequence GTGGCGCGTAGCAGCCCGACCGGCCCGATCGAGGGGGATTCTGTCGACGGGGACTGGGAGTACCGCCCGGTCCAGCTCCCGGGGGACGTGTCCCGGATGACCGCGGCGGTACGGCTGGCGATCCAGGCCGAGTTCGGCGGCTGGGAGCTGTCCCGGGTACGGCTCTACCCGGGTGGGGTCCGGAAGGTGGTGCTGCGCCGTCGGCGCAGTTCGAGAATGCTGCCGGAGCTGTCCGTCTGA
- a CDS encoding PLP-dependent aminotransferase family protein, with protein MTESTEPVINGTNPGLRIELGELRSGGSRALADGLADALRHAVRGGRLPAGTRLPASRSLAADLAVSRGVVVRAYEQLVAEGYLQAHTGRGTVVSDVHTDASAPPPPVRPFEPGNPGVPALGAFPRTEWLRALETAMRSLPDAELGYGDPRGHPRLRRALAAYLGRTRAVVAPLDRIVVTGGFAQAARVIAEALVRHDVTAVGVEDPGSVGVLETFRVGGLRTHPIPVDEHGIDVEELAASGLRAVSVTPAHQFPTGAVLAPARRTALLEWAVARGGVVIEDDYDAEYRYDRSPVGALQGLAPDRVVYGGSISKTLAPGLRLGWVVAPSWLATTLTEVKHWADIAEPVLDQVALAVFIETGALDRHIRRMAARYAERRRALLAAVARHLPGWSVTGVAAGLHAVLVPQRPLPRGVLDAMAHAPGGLGAIPLAAYAHAAPPRPGLVVGYGSLTTDRIERGIAAMAGPTR; from the coding sequence GTGACCGAGTCCACCGAGCCCGTGATCAACGGGACCAATCCGGGTCTACGCATCGAGCTCGGCGAACTGCGGTCGGGCGGATCCCGGGCTCTCGCCGACGGGCTGGCGGACGCGCTGCGCCACGCGGTCCGCGGCGGACGGCTCCCCGCCGGCACGCGGCTCCCGGCGTCGCGCAGCCTCGCCGCCGATCTCGCGGTCTCCCGCGGGGTGGTCGTGCGCGCGTACGAGCAGCTCGTGGCCGAGGGCTACCTGCAGGCGCACACCGGGCGCGGCACGGTAGTGAGCGACGTCCACACGGACGCGAGCGCGCCACCCCCGCCGGTGCGGCCGTTCGAGCCGGGCAATCCCGGTGTGCCTGCGCTGGGTGCCTTCCCCCGCACCGAATGGCTGCGCGCCCTGGAGACGGCGATGCGGTCGCTGCCCGACGCGGAGCTCGGCTACGGCGACCCGCGCGGCCACCCCCGGCTGCGCCGCGCACTCGCCGCCTACCTGGGGCGCACCCGCGCGGTGGTCGCCCCGCTGGACCGGATCGTCGTCACCGGCGGGTTCGCGCAGGCGGCGAGGGTGATCGCAGAGGCGCTGGTCCGCCACGACGTCACGGCCGTCGGTGTCGAGGACCCCGGCTCGGTCGGCGTCCTCGAGACGTTCCGCGTCGGCGGGCTCCGCACCCACCCGATCCCGGTGGACGAGCACGGCATCGACGTCGAGGAGCTCGCCGCCTCGGGGCTGCGCGCCGTCTCCGTGACGCCGGCCCACCAGTTCCCCACCGGCGCCGTCCTCGCGCCCGCCCGGCGCACGGCACTTCTGGAGTGGGCCGTCGCCCGGGGCGGTGTCGTGATCGAGGACGACTACGACGCCGAGTACCGCTACGACCGCTCACCCGTCGGCGCGCTGCAGGGCCTCGCCCCGGACCGCGTCGTGTACGGCGGCAGCATCTCCAAGACCCTCGCCCCCGGCCTGCGGCTCGGTTGGGTCGTCGCCCCGTCCTGGCTGGCCACCACCCTCACGGAGGTCAAGCACTGGGCCGACATCGCCGAGCCGGTGCTCGACCAGGTCGCGCTCGCCGTGTTCATCGAGACGGGCGCGCTCGACCGGCACATCCGCCGGATGGCCGCCCGGTACGCGGAGCGCCGCCGCGCGCTACTGGCCGCCGTCGCCCGGCACCTGCCCGGCTGGTCCGTCACGGGGGTCGCCGCCGGCCTGCACGCCGTCCTGGTGCCGCAGCGCCCTCTACCTCGAGGCGTGCTCGACGCCATGGCCCACGCGCCCGGCGGGCTGGGCGCCATCCCGCTCGCCGCGTACGCGCACGCGGCGCCGCCCCGGCCCGGCCTCGTCGTCGGCTACGGCTCACTCACCACCGATCGGATCGAACGGGGCATCGCGGCCATGGCCGGGCCCACCCGCTGA
- a CDS encoding aldo/keto reductase family oxidoreductase, producing MASNDLPGGRYRVADIELTRVGYGAMQLAGPGVFGPPKDHDAAIAVLRAAVDLGINHIDTADFYGPHVTNHLIREALAPYPDDLHIVTKVGARRDENGGWPHARTPAELREQVHDNLRNLKLDVLDVVNLRVGGFDTPEAGSIAEQFEALAELRQQGLIRHLGLSTVDADQLAEARSIAPVVCVQNLYNLARRDDDALVDLTAREGIAFVPYFPLGGFSPLQSDALDAVAKRLDSTPMAVALAWLLHRSPNMLLIPGTSSVEHLRENVAAAALELPADAIAELDAIGG from the coding sequence ATGGCATCGAACGATCTCCCCGGCGGCCGCTACCGCGTCGCCGACATCGAGCTCACGCGCGTCGGGTACGGCGCCATGCAGCTGGCCGGCCCCGGCGTCTTCGGACCACCGAAGGATCACGACGCCGCGATCGCCGTGCTGCGCGCGGCCGTCGACCTCGGCATCAACCACATCGACACCGCCGACTTCTACGGGCCGCACGTCACCAACCACCTCATCCGCGAGGCGCTCGCGCCGTACCCGGACGACCTGCACATCGTCACGAAGGTCGGCGCCCGCCGCGACGAGAACGGCGGCTGGCCCCACGCCCGCACCCCGGCCGAGCTGCGCGAGCAGGTCCACGACAACCTGCGGAACCTGAAGCTCGACGTGCTCGACGTCGTGAACCTGCGCGTCGGCGGCTTCGACACCCCCGAGGCGGGCTCGATCGCGGAGCAGTTCGAGGCGCTCGCCGAGCTGCGGCAGCAGGGGCTGATCCGCCACCTCGGGCTCAGCACCGTCGACGCCGACCAGCTGGCCGAGGCGCGGTCGATCGCACCGGTGGTCTGCGTGCAGAACCTCTACAACCTCGCCCGCCGCGACGACGACGCCCTCGTGGACCTCACCGCGCGGGAGGGGATCGCGTTCGTCCCGTACTTCCCCCTGGGCGGCTTCTCACCACTGCAGTCGGACGCCCTGGATGCCGTGGCGAAGCGGCTGGACTCGACGCCGATGGCGGTCGCGCTCGCCTGGCTGCTGCACAGGTCGCCGAACATGCTGCTGATCCCCGGCACGTCCTCCGTGGAACACCTGCGCGAGAACGTCGCCGCCGCCGCGCTCGAGCTCCCGGCCGATGCGATCGCGGAGCTCGACGCGATCGGCGGCTGA
- a CDS encoding DUF3618 domain-containing protein yields the protein MTTASEPEQIRAEIERTQATLGQDVDALTEKVTPTKIVGRRADRVRSTMGRWKENVMGASPVGRGDVTAAAQGAAGTVSNAAQSVSGTAATAASTVSDAASTGTQALQEAPQVIRQQARGNPLAAGLIAFGAGWLVSSLLPASRKEQQLAGQAKDMVQQVGQPLAQTAGQAAAEVKENLREPAQQAVESVKSTATEAGQTVAEEGKAAAGQVQSRAQDATGTVRERATNE from the coding sequence GTGACCACTGCGAGCGAGCCCGAGCAGATCCGCGCGGAGATCGAACGGACGCAGGCGACGCTGGGCCAGGACGTCGACGCGCTGACCGAGAAGGTGACCCCGACCAAGATCGTCGGGCGGCGGGCCGACCGCGTCCGGTCGACCATGGGCAGGTGGAAGGAGAACGTGATGGGTGCGAGCCCGGTGGGCAGGGGTGACGTGACGGCCGCGGCCCAGGGAGCGGCCGGGACCGTCTCGAACGCCGCGCAGTCGGTCTCCGGTACGGCGGCGACGGCTGCCTCGACGGTGTCGGATGCCGCCTCGACCGGCACCCAGGCACTGCAGGAGGCACCGCAGGTGATCCGGCAACAGGCCAGGGGCAACCCCCTCGCGGCCGGGCTCATCGCCTTCGGCGCCGGCTGGCTGGTCTCCTCACTGCTCCCGGCGAGCCGCAAGGAGCAGCAGCTCGCCGGTCAGGCGAAGGACATGGTCCAGCAGGTGGGGCAGCCGCTCGCCCAGACCGCGGGCCAGGCCGCTGCCGAGGTGAAGGAGAACCTCCGCGAGCCCGCGCAGCAGGCCGTGGAGTCGGTGAAGTCGACTGCCACCGAGGCCGGCCAGACCGTCGCCGAAGAGGGCAAGGCAGCGGCCGGGCAGGTGCAGAGCCGCGCCCAGGACGCCACCGGCACGGTCCGGGAGCGCGCGACGAACGAATGA
- a CDS encoding phage holin family protein, which translates to MTAPPYPPAGGYPAEPQRPGGTGGAHARPTETAGRHEDVGEVSLGQLVGDVTRDLSTLMRQELALARAELKQEASKSAKGAGALGGAGFAGSMAVLFLSIALWWALSHVVGHSWSALIVAVIWGIVAAVLAAVGRRKFREVNPTPERTVDTLKTIPDALKGERGGTP; encoded by the coding sequence ATGACGGCGCCGCCGTACCCACCCGCGGGTGGCTACCCGGCCGAGCCGCAGCGACCAGGCGGTACGGGCGGAGCCCACGCTCGTCCGACCGAGACCGCAGGGCGCCACGAGGACGTCGGGGAGGTGTCGCTCGGCCAGCTGGTCGGTGACGTCACCCGCGACCTGTCCACGCTGATGCGCCAGGAGCTCGCGCTCGCCCGGGCCGAGCTCAAGCAGGAAGCGTCGAAGAGCGCGAAGGGCGCAGGCGCTCTGGGTGGCGCCGGGTTCGCCGGCTCCATGGCCGTCCTGTTCCTGTCGATCGCGCTCTGGTGGGCGCTGTCGCACGTCGTCGGGCACAGCTGGTCGGCGCTGATCGTCGCGGTGATCTGGGGCATCGTCGCCGCGGTGCTCGCCGCAGTGGGGCGCAGGAAGTTCCGCGAGGTCAACCCGACGCCCGAGCGCACGGTCGACACCCTCAAGACCATTCCGGACGCCCTCAAGGGCGAGCGAGGAGGTACCCCGTGA
- a CDS encoding helix-turn-helix domain-containing protein, whose product MTRSNALGEYLRARRELVDPADVGLHVAGVRRTPGLRREEVATLAGISADYYLRLEQGRDRNPSTQVLEALARVFGLDATATQYLLGLSAARSRRRRPRREVVPAGIRQLLDVIELPAFVESRMFDVLAANRLATALSPRIRPGENRLRSMFLDEDERELHPDWERMIGGMVAAFRTSLGTDGDDPRLTQLVGELSLGSEQFRQLWARHDVKPLAGKQLKMQHPDVGILELRLEKFPVGDSGGQLLVIYHAEPGSESARSLALLGSLASDATRDTRTSAGG is encoded by the coding sequence GTGACCAGGTCGAACGCGCTGGGCGAGTACCTGCGTGCGCGGCGCGAGCTCGTCGACCCCGCCGACGTGGGGCTGCACGTGGCAGGGGTCCGACGGACGCCGGGCCTGCGCCGCGAGGAGGTCGCCACCCTCGCCGGGATCAGCGCCGACTACTACCTCCGGCTCGAGCAGGGACGCGACCGGAACCCCTCGACCCAGGTGCTCGAGGCGCTGGCGCGCGTGTTCGGGCTCGACGCGACCGCCACCCAGTACCTGCTGGGCCTGTCCGCCGCTCGGTCGAGGCGGCGGCGGCCGCGCCGCGAGGTCGTGCCGGCAGGGATCCGCCAGCTGCTCGACGTGATCGAGCTGCCGGCGTTCGTCGAGAGCCGGATGTTCGACGTGCTCGCGGCGAACCGTCTCGCGACGGCGCTCTCACCGAGGATCCGGCCGGGGGAGAACCGGCTGCGGTCCATGTTCCTCGACGAGGACGAACGGGAGCTGCACCCCGACTGGGAGCGGATGATCGGCGGCATGGTCGCCGCGTTCCGCACGTCGCTCGGCACCGACGGCGACGACCCGCGCCTCACGCAGCTGGTGGGCGAGCTGTCACTCGGGAGCGAGCAGTTCCGGCAGCTGTGGGCGCGCCACGACGTCAAGCCGCTCGCCGGCAAACAGCTGAAGATGCAGCATCCGGACGTCGGGATCCTCGAACTGCGCCTCGAGAAGTTCCCGGTCGGCGACTCCGGCGGCCAACTCTTGGTGATCTACCACGCGGAGCCCGGTTCGGAGAGCGCCAGGTCGCTCGCGCTGCTCGGGTCGCTCGCCTCGGATGCCACCCGAGACACGCGCACGTCCGCCGGCGGATGA
- a CDS encoding SCO1664 family protein → MDPRDPAVPGLLRHGRIEITGRLVDASNATLFGTITLDGVDAECVYKPVRGERPLWDFPDGTLAGREVAAYLVSEAGGFHVVPPTVLRDGPFGPGMVQVWVDTDAERELVDVCHPRAVPAGWIGVLRARGDRGEPAVLVHADTPELQAMAAFDVVANNADRKGGHVLAGVDGNVYGVDHGLCMHTEDKLRTVLWGWVGKPLPRPVIEMLERVRAELGGALSESLSEHITRRELRTFVHRVDHLLDESCYPEPSGYGPAIPWPAF, encoded by the coding sequence GTGGACCCTCGTGACCCGGCCGTGCCGGGACTGCTGCGGCACGGCCGCATTGAGATCACCGGCCGTCTGGTCGACGCATCGAACGCCACGCTCTTCGGCACCATCACGCTCGACGGCGTCGACGCGGAGTGCGTCTACAAGCCGGTGCGCGGGGAGCGGCCGCTGTGGGACTTCCCGGACGGCACGCTCGCCGGGCGCGAGGTGGCCGCGTACCTGGTGTCCGAGGCCGGGGGGTTCCACGTCGTGCCGCCCACGGTGCTGCGCGACGGGCCGTTCGGGCCGGGAATGGTGCAGGTGTGGGTGGACACCGACGCCGAGCGAGAGCTCGTGGACGTCTGCCACCCCCGCGCCGTGCCCGCGGGCTGGATCGGCGTGCTGCGCGCTCGCGGCGACCGCGGCGAGCCGGCCGTGCTCGTCCATGCCGACACGCCCGAGCTGCAGGCCATGGCCGCGTTCGACGTCGTCGCCAACAACGCCGACCGCAAGGGCGGGCACGTGCTCGCCGGGGTGGACGGGAACGTCTACGGCGTGGACCACGGCCTGTGCATGCACACCGAGGACAAGCTCCGCACGGTGCTCTGGGGCTGGGTCGGCAAGCCGCTGCCCCGCCCGGTGATCGAGATGCTGGAGCGGGTGCGCGCCGAGCTGGGCGGGGCGCTGTCCGAATCCCTGTCCGAGCACATCACGCGGCGCGAGCTGCGCACGTTCGTCCACCGGGTCGATCACCTGCTCGACGAGTCGTGCTACCCGGAGCCGTCCGGCTACGGGCCCGCGATCCCCTGGCCCGCCTTCTGA
- a CDS encoding DUF3090 domain-containing protein, which yields MSRVIHVFRQPERFVAGTVGEPGDRSFYLQAIQEARTVSVLLEKQQVSVLADRISALLQEVARRFGADDLADEDPGTDLDPLAVPLEEEFRVGTMGLGWDAETRSIVVELLAVTEEEVDESVVLDDTEEGPDALRVFLSPVQARAFADRAERVVSAGRPPCPLCAEPLDPAGHLCVRLNGYHRRSPAED from the coding sequence ATGTCACGCGTCATCCACGTCTTCCGCCAGCCCGAACGCTTCGTCGCGGGCACCGTCGGCGAGCCCGGCGACCGCTCGTTCTACCTCCAGGCGATCCAGGAGGCGCGCACGGTGAGCGTGCTGCTGGAGAAACAGCAGGTGTCGGTGCTCGCCGACCGGATCAGCGCGCTGCTGCAGGAGGTGGCCCGCCGGTTCGGTGCGGACGACCTGGCCGACGAGGACCCCGGCACCGACCTCGACCCCCTCGCCGTGCCGCTCGAGGAGGAGTTCCGCGTCGGCACGATGGGCCTGGGTTGGGACGCCGAGACCCGCTCGATCGTGGTGGAGCTGCTCGCCGTCACCGAGGAGGAGGTCGACGAGTCGGTGGTCCTCGACGACACCGAGGAAGGCCCCGACGCGCTGCGCGTGTTCCTGTCGCCGGTGCAGGCACGGGCGTTCGCCGACCGCGCCGAGCGCGTGGTCTCCGCGGGCCGCCCGCCGTGCCCGCTGTGCGCCGAGCCGCTCGACCCCGCCGGTCACCTGTGCGTGCGGCTCAACGGGTACCACCGACGGTCCCCGGCCGAGGACTGA
- a CDS encoding TetR/AcrR family transcriptional regulator → MSSDVEADRGEPAGPGASGRRPLSRELIIETAIDFVDRHGLTALTMRRLGKQLGVEAMSLYRYVNGREDLLEGIVDRMVAELQLHRDHENPDATIGWQAYLQWLAHAVRGLAREHPNLFPLIATRHPAAPWLRPPLRSLRVVEDFFDTLISRGFSDTRVVLAYRSFSSFLLGYLLLEASVLGARSSPPEEPLDEGDSHVPNADQNLDLAPFPHVRRLEEQLSEDHAGAEFEQALEDLLDRLDRFITE, encoded by the coding sequence ATGAGCAGCGATGTCGAGGCTGACCGGGGAGAACCCGCCGGTCCCGGTGCCTCCGGCCGCCGTCCCCTGTCCCGCGAGCTGATCATCGAGACAGCGATCGACTTCGTCGACCGGCACGGGTTGACCGCGCTGACGATGCGTCGGCTGGGCAAGCAGCTCGGTGTCGAGGCGATGTCCCTGTACCGCTACGTGAACGGTCGCGAGGACCTCCTCGAAGGCATCGTGGACCGGATGGTGGCCGAGCTGCAACTGCACCGGGATCACGAGAACCCGGACGCGACGATCGGGTGGCAGGCATACCTCCAGTGGCTCGCGCACGCCGTTCGAGGACTCGCGCGCGAGCACCCCAACCTCTTCCCGCTGATCGCCACGAGGCACCCCGCCGCGCCATGGCTGCGGCCACCGCTGCGCAGCCTGCGCGTGGTCGAGGACTTCTTCGACACGCTGATCTCGAGGGGCTTCAGCGACACCCGCGTGGTGCTCGCCTACCGATCGTTCTCGAGTTTCCTGCTCGGGTACCTGCTGCTCGAGGCGAGCGTCCTCGGTGCGCGGTCGTCTCCCCCGGAAGAGCCGCTGGACGAAGGGGATTCGCACGTGCCCAATGCCGACCAGAATCTCGACCTTGCCCCGTTCCCGCACGTACGGCGGCTCGAGGAACAACTCTCCGAAGATCACGCAGGCGCGGAGTTCGAGCAAGCGCTGGAAGACCTGCTGGACCGGCTCGATCGCTTCATCACGGAGTAG
- a CDS encoding undecaprenyl-diphosphate phosphatase, which translates to MTWLEVIVLGVVQGLTEFLPISSSAHLRIVSEVFFGRDAGAAFTAVTQLGTEAAVLVYFARDIGHLLLTWFRGFRFPAVRATPDYRIAWLVIIGTIPIGLLGFLFEDQIQTAARNLWLIATTLVAFGLLLGLAERIGRQRLELEQMKPADGILLGLAQAMALIPGVSRSGGTITAGLFLGFSRPAAVRYSFLLAIPAVVASGIFQIPDVFAGDGPTAVQMLVATVIAFGIGFATIAWLLRYVERHSVYVFVWYRVALGAVLFVALGAGWVAAS; encoded by the coding sequence GTGACGTGGCTGGAAGTGATCGTGCTCGGTGTGGTGCAGGGGCTCACGGAGTTCCTGCCGATCTCCTCGTCGGCGCACCTGCGGATCGTGTCGGAGGTGTTCTTCGGGCGGGACGCGGGCGCGGCGTTCACCGCGGTCACGCAGCTCGGCACGGAGGCCGCCGTGCTCGTCTACTTCGCGCGTGACATCGGACACCTCCTCCTCACCTGGTTCCGCGGCTTCCGCTTCCCCGCCGTCCGCGCCACCCCGGACTACCGGATCGCCTGGCTCGTGATCATCGGCACGATCCCGATCGGTCTGCTCGGCTTCCTGTTCGAGGACCAGATCCAGACCGCGGCGCGCAACCTGTGGCTGATCGCGACGACGCTGGTGGCGTTCGGCTTGCTGCTCGGGCTCGCCGAGCGGATCGGCCGACAGCGCCTGGAGCTGGAGCAGATGAAGCCCGCCGACGGCATCCTGCTCGGCCTCGCGCAGGCCATGGCGCTGATCCCGGGCGTCTCCCGTTCCGGCGGGACGATCACCGCGGGACTCTTCCTCGGGTTCTCGCGCCCGGCCGCCGTCCGGTACTCGTTCCTGCTGGCGATCCCCGCCGTGGTGGCGTCGGGCATCTTCCAGATCCCGGACGTGTTCGCGGGCGACGGGCCGACCGCCGTGCAGATGCTGGTGGCCACGGTGATCGCGTTCGGGATCGGCTTCGCGACGATCGCGTGGCTCCTCCGCTACGTGGAGCGCCACAGCGTCTACGTCTTCGTCTGGTACCGGGTGGCGCTGGGGGCGGTGCTGTTCGTCGCGCTGGGTGCGGGCTGGGTCGCCGCGTCCTGA
- a CDS encoding histidine phosphatase family protein — MTTLILLRHGRSAANASGVLAGRAAGVELDDTGRAQAEKLVDRLAGVPLAAVVCSPMLRCEQTVAPLAQARDLVPTSEPELAEVDYGSWTGRELNALAKEPLWKVVQAHPSAAVFPEGEGLAGMQARAVAAVRRHGARIAAEHGPGAVWLACSHGDVIKSILADALATHLDNFQRIVVDPGSISVVHYTETRPFVARVNDLGGDVSGLIPPAPKRKRRKTPARSSDAVVGGDTGA; from the coding sequence GTGACGACGCTCATCCTGCTCCGCCACGGCCGCTCGGCGGCCAACGCATCCGGTGTGCTCGCCGGGCGCGCCGCAGGCGTCGAGCTGGACGACACCGGCCGGGCACAGGCGGAGAAGCTCGTGGACCGGCTCGCGGGCGTGCCGCTCGCGGCGGTCGTGTGCTCGCCGATGCTGCGCTGCGAGCAGACGGTGGCGCCGTTGGCCCAGGCCCGCGACCTCGTCCCGACCTCGGAACCGGAGCTCGCGGAGGTCGACTACGGCTCGTGGACAGGGCGTGAGCTGAACGCGCTGGCCAAGGAACCCCTGTGGAAGGTGGTGCAGGCCCACCCGTCGGCCGCCGTGTTCCCGGAGGGGGAAGGGCTCGCGGGGATGCAGGCGCGGGCGGTGGCCGCGGTGCGCAGGCACGGGGCGCGGATCGCGGCCGAGCACGGCCCCGGCGCCGTCTGGCTGGCCTGCAGCCACGGCGACGTGATCAAGTCGATCCTCGCCGACGCGCTCGCGACACACCTGGACAACTTCCAGCGCATCGTCGTCGACCCCGGCTCGATCAGCGTCGTGCACTACACCGAGACCCGCCCGTTCGTGGCGCGCGTGAACGACCTGGGTGGGGACGTGTCCGGGCTGATCCCGCCTGCGCCGAAGCGCAAGCGGCGCAAGACGCCTGCGCGCAGCTCGGACGCCGTCGTGGGCGGCGACACCGGGGCTTAA
- a CDS encoding aldo/keto reductase produces MRRRRVGGSGLEVSQIGLGTMTWGVSTDVDAATNQLTAFVDAGGTLVETAESYGNGVAQQMLGEVLSTAVRREDVVIAGRGGVPGGPLGEGSARGALLDGLDSMLERLGTDHIDLWQLPFFDARVPVEETLSAVQVAVYSGKTRYAGLVGPAGWQLATVAERGRMLGGVAVPVAAQAEYSLLCRGPERELLPAALHHGIGLLAWAPLGRGVLTGKYVDGTPADSRGASPGLAPYVEARRTEHATRIVHAVLTAADGLGTSPLSVALAWVRDQPGVAAAIVGARDAAQLTASMAADQLVLPAEIRAALDDVSDPR; encoded by the coding sequence GTGCGGCGGCGACGGGTCGGAGGCAGCGGGCTGGAGGTCTCGCAGATCGGGCTCGGCACGATGACCTGGGGCGTCTCCACCGACGTCGACGCCGCCACCAACCAGCTCACGGCGTTCGTCGACGCCGGCGGCACCCTCGTCGAGACCGCCGAGAGCTACGGCAACGGCGTCGCGCAGCAGATGCTCGGCGAGGTGCTCTCCACAGCCGTCCGGCGGGAGGACGTCGTCATCGCCGGGCGCGGCGGCGTACCCGGAGGCCCGCTCGGCGAGGGTTCCGCGCGCGGAGCCCTGCTCGACGGGCTGGACTCGATGCTGGAGCGGCTCGGCACCGACCACATCGACCTGTGGCAACTGCCCTTCTTCGACGCACGGGTGCCCGTCGAGGAGACGTTGTCGGCGGTGCAGGTGGCGGTGTACTCCGGCAAGACCCGCTACGCCGGGCTCGTCGGGCCCGCGGGCTGGCAGCTCGCCACCGTGGCCGAGCGGGGCCGGATGCTCGGCGGCGTCGCGGTACCGGTGGCGGCGCAGGCCGAGTACTCGCTGTTGTGCCGCGGCCCGGAACGCGAGCTGCTGCCCGCGGCACTCCACCACGGCATCGGGCTGCTCGCCTGGGCGCCGCTCGGACGGGGTGTGCTCACCGGCAAGTACGTCGACGGCACACCGGCCGACTCCCGCGGCGCCTCCCCCGGCCTCGCCCCGTACGTCGAGGCCCGCCGCACCGAGCACGCGACCCGGATCGTCCACGCCGTGCTCACGGCCGCAGACGGCCTGGGAACGTCGCCGCTGTCCGTCGCACTGGCGTGGGTGCGTGATCAGCCGGGCGTCGCAGCGGCCATCGTCGGCGCCCGGGACGCGGCGCAGCTCACGGCCTCGATGGCCGCCGACCAGCTGGTGCTCCCGGCCGAGATCCGCGCCGCTCTCGACGACGTGAGCGACCCCCGCTGA
- a CDS encoding SDR family oxidoreductase — protein MDLTGKGALVTGGGSGIGAAAVRRLAAAGARVAVADRDEAAASEVADEVGGLALAGDVADPERMPAHVAAAEETFGRLDVVLLNAGVTAGQSGVEELDLAGYRRIVGVNVDHVVFGLAAAVPALRRAGGGRVVATASLAGLVPMPGDALYTMTKHAVVGYVRAAAPVLAGDGIRVNAVCPGFADTPLIARAKPQFGEFPLLTAENVADAIEAVLERGEPGECWFVQPGRDPAPYGFRGVPGPAGAPRPPDVTWADH, from the coding sequence ATGGATCTCACGGGCAAGGGCGCCCTGGTCACGGGCGGCGGGTCGGGGATCGGGGCGGCTGCGGTGCGACGGCTCGCGGCGGCGGGGGCGCGGGTCGCCGTGGCCGACCGGGACGAGGCGGCGGCGAGCGAGGTCGCCGATGAGGTGGGCGGCCTCGCGTTGGCCGGGGACGTCGCCGATCCCGAGCGGATGCCGGCGCACGTCGCCGCCGCGGAGGAGACGTTCGGGCGGCTGGACGTCGTGCTGCTCAACGCCGGGGTGACGGCCGGACAGTCCGGGGTCGAGGAGCTCGACCTGGCCGGTTACCGGCGCATCGTCGGCGTGAACGTGGACCACGTCGTGTTCGGGCTCGCCGCCGCCGTGCCCGCGCTGCGGCGCGCGGGAGGCGGACGGGTGGTCGCCACCGCATCGCTGGCCGGGCTCGTGCCGATGCCGGGCGACGCGCTGTACACGATGACCAAGCACGCGGTGGTGGGGTACGTGCGGGCGGCGGCGCCGGTGCTCGCGGGCGACGGGATCCGGGTGAACGCCGTGTGCCCCGGCTTCGCCGACACCCCGCTGATCGCGCGGGCCAAGCCACAGTTCGGGGAGTTCCCGCTGCTCACCGCCGAGAACGTGGCGGACGCGATCGAGGCCGTGCTGGAGCGGGGCGAGCCGGGGGAGTGCTGGTTCGTGCAGCCCGGTCGCGACCCGGCGCCGTACGGGTTCCGGGGCGTACCCGGGCCGGCAGGCGCGCCGCGCCCGCCGGACGTGACGTGGGCGGACCACTGA